From Actinosynnema mirum DSM 43827, a single genomic window includes:
- a CDS encoding fumarylacetoacetate hydrolase family protein encodes MQLMRLGEPGSERPAVRADDGTVHDLSGLTADVDGAFLASGGIARARAALDQGLLPRLAVQGVRVGPPVAGIGKIVCIGLNYRDHADETGQAPPAEPVVFLKAADTVVGPDDEVLLPRRSVKTDWEVELGVVIGRTARYLDSAEEALDHVAGYALSHDVSEREFQLERGGQWDKGKSCETFNPLGPFLVPADEVPDPQDLGMRLRVNGLLRQDSSTRRMIFPVAELVRYLSWFVVLRPGDLINTGTPAGVALGLPEPKPYLREGDVVELEIDGLGAQRQRVGQA; translated from the coding sequence GTGCAGCTGATGCGCCTGGGGGAACCGGGTTCCGAACGTCCCGCCGTCCGCGCGGACGACGGGACCGTGCACGACCTGAGCGGGCTCACCGCCGACGTGGACGGCGCCTTCCTGGCGTCCGGCGGCATCGCCAGGGCCAGGGCCGCGCTCGACCAGGGCCTCCTGCCGCGCCTGGCGGTCCAGGGCGTCCGGGTCGGCCCGCCGGTCGCGGGCATCGGCAAGATCGTCTGCATCGGCCTCAACTACCGCGACCACGCCGACGAGACCGGCCAGGCGCCGCCCGCCGAACCGGTGGTGTTCCTGAAGGCCGCGGACACCGTCGTCGGCCCGGACGACGAGGTGCTCCTGCCGCGCCGGTCGGTCAAGACCGACTGGGAGGTCGAGCTGGGCGTCGTGATCGGCCGCACCGCCCGGTACCTGGACAGCGCCGAGGAGGCGCTGGACCACGTCGCCGGGTACGCGCTCTCGCACGACGTGTCCGAGCGCGAGTTCCAGCTGGAGCGCGGCGGGCAGTGGGACAAGGGCAAGAGCTGCGAGACGTTCAACCCCCTCGGCCCCTTCCTGGTGCCCGCCGACGAGGTGCCCGACCCGCAGGACCTCGGGATGCGGCTGCGGGTCAACGGCCTTCTCCGCCAGGACTCCTCCACGCGGCGCATGATCTTCCCGGTGGCCGAGCTGGTCCGCTACCTGAGCTGGTTCGTCGTCCTCCGACCGGGTGACCTGATCAACACCGGCACGCCCGCGGGCGTCGCGCTCGGCCTGCCCGAGCCGAAGCCGTACCTGCGCGAGGGCGACGTGGTCGAGCTGGAGATCGACGGCCTCGGCGCGCAGCGCCAGCGCGTCGGGCAGGCGTGA
- a CDS encoding amidohydrolase family protein codes for MIVDAHHHVWDLAVRDQPWITGRMSRIRRDFTVHDLAGAAPEVTTTVLVQTVAGPAETPELLALADREPLVGAVVGWLDLTGDVPAQLAALRSLPGARWLRGVRHQVQVEHDPDWLIRPDVLRGLAAVAADGLVYELLTLPHQLPAARRAAAALPQLTFVLDHCSKPPVGGDLREWAAEVRALAARPNVLCKLSGLVTEADWANWSVTDLRPVCATVLEAFGPRRLMFGSDWPVCLLAASHAEVLAAARELTADLSAAERAALFSTTATLAYRL; via the coding sequence GTGATCGTCGACGCGCACCACCACGTGTGGGACCTGGCGGTCCGCGACCAGCCGTGGATCACCGGGCGGATGTCCCGCATCCGCAGGGACTTCACCGTCCACGACCTCGCCGGGGCCGCCCCCGAGGTGACCACGACCGTCCTGGTCCAGACCGTCGCCGGGCCCGCCGAGACCCCGGAGCTGCTCGCGCTCGCCGACCGCGAGCCCCTGGTGGGGGCGGTGGTCGGCTGGCTGGACCTGACCGGCGACGTCCCCGCCCAGCTCGCGGCCCTGCGGTCGCTGCCCGGCGCGCGCTGGCTGCGCGGCGTCCGGCACCAGGTGCAGGTCGAGCACGACCCGGACTGGCTGATCCGGCCCGACGTCCTGCGCGGGCTGGCGGCGGTCGCGGCGGACGGGCTGGTGTACGAGCTGCTGACCCTGCCGCACCAGCTCCCGGCGGCCCGCAGGGCGGCGGCGGCCCTGCCGCAGCTGACCTTCGTGCTCGACCACTGCTCCAAGCCCCCGGTGGGCGGAGACCTGCGCGAGTGGGCGGCGGAGGTGCGCGCGCTGGCGGCCCGCCCGAACGTGCTGTGCAAGCTGTCCGGGCTCGTCACCGAGGCCGACTGGGCGAACTGGTCGGTGACGGACCTGAGGCCGGTCTGCGCGACCGTCCTGGAGGCGTTCGGGCCGCGCCGCCTGATGTTCGGCTCGGACTGGCCGGTCTGCCTGCTGGCCGCGAGCCACGCGGAGGTCCTGGCGGCGGCCCGCGAGCTGACCGCCGACCTGTCCGCGGCCGAGCGCGCCGCCCTGTTCTCGACCACCGCGACCCTCGCCTACCGCCTGTGA
- a CDS encoding enolase C-terminal domain-like protein, with the protein MPTPEPGAPATEPAAPPATRKITVPGGAAPPAAIPPAATITAVDVVDVRFPTSRELDGSDAMNPDPDYSAAYVVLRTDSGPEGHGLVFTIGRGNDVQAAAIRALAPHVVGRPVPEDAAALAALSADLVGDSQIRWLGPEKGVAHMAVGAVVNAAWDLASRRAGLPLWRFLSGMSPEELVGLVDFRYLTDALTPDEALTLLRDAQPGRSTRAEELQRCGYPAYTTSPGWLGYPDDKLADLAARAVADGFDMIKLKVGADLSDDIRRMGLARSVVGPSVRIAVDANQRWDVGAAIGWVRELAPFDPYWVEEPTSPDDVLGHRAIAEAVAPVRVATGEHVANRVVFKQLLQAGAVDVVQLDACRVGGVGELLAILLLARKFGVPVCPHAGGVGLCELVRHLAMVDYVAVSGSLDGRVLEWVDHLHEHFTDPAVVRDGRYLAPTAPGFSAQLKESSVRDHRYPDGPVWAGTGER; encoded by the coding sequence ATGCCCACGCCGGAACCGGGCGCGCCAGCCACCGAACCCGCCGCCCCGCCCGCCACCCGGAAGATCACCGTTCCGGGTGGCGCGGCCCCACCTGCCGCCATCCCGCCCGCCGCGACCATCACCGCCGTGGACGTGGTCGACGTCCGCTTCCCCACCTCGCGCGAGCTCGACGGCTCCGACGCGATGAACCCCGACCCCGACTACTCCGCCGCCTACGTCGTCCTGCGCACCGACTCCGGCCCCGAGGGCCACGGCCTCGTCTTCACCATCGGCCGGGGCAACGACGTGCAGGCCGCCGCGATCCGCGCGCTCGCCCCGCACGTCGTGGGCAGGCCCGTCCCCGAGGACGCCGCCGCGCTCGCCGCCCTGTCCGCCGACCTGGTCGGCGACTCGCAGATCCGCTGGCTGGGCCCGGAGAAGGGCGTCGCGCACATGGCCGTGGGCGCGGTCGTGAACGCCGCCTGGGACCTCGCCTCCCGCCGCGCGGGCCTGCCGCTGTGGCGGTTCCTGTCGGGCATGTCCCCGGAGGAGCTGGTCGGCCTGGTCGACTTCCGCTACCTCACCGACGCCCTCACCCCCGACGAGGCGCTCACCCTCCTGCGCGACGCCCAGCCCGGCCGCTCCACCCGCGCCGAGGAGCTCCAGCGCTGCGGCTACCCCGCCTACACCACCTCGCCCGGCTGGCTCGGCTACCCCGACGACAAGCTCGCCGACCTCGCCGCCCGCGCGGTCGCCGACGGCTTCGACATGATCAAGCTCAAGGTCGGGGCCGACCTGTCCGACGACATCCGCCGGATGGGCCTGGCCCGCTCCGTCGTCGGCCCGTCCGTGCGGATCGCCGTCGACGCCAACCAGCGCTGGGACGTGGGCGCCGCGATCGGCTGGGTGCGCGAGCTGGCCCCGTTCGACCCGTACTGGGTGGAGGAGCCCACCTCGCCGGACGACGTGCTCGGCCACCGCGCCATCGCCGAGGCGGTCGCCCCGGTCCGGGTCGCCACCGGCGAGCACGTGGCCAACCGGGTGGTGTTCAAGCAGCTGCTCCAGGCCGGGGCGGTGGACGTGGTGCAGTTGGACGCCTGCCGGGTCGGCGGGGTCGGCGAGCTGCTCGCGATCCTGCTGCTGGCCCGCAAGTTCGGCGTCCCGGTGTGCCCGCACGCGGGCGGCGTCGGCCTGTGCGAGCTGGTGCGGCACCTGGCGATGGTCGACTACGTCGCGGTGTCCGGCTCGCTGGACGGCCGCGTGCTGGAGTGGGTGGACCACCTGCACGAGCACTTCACCGACCCGGCGGTGGTCCGCGACGGCCGCTACCTCGCGCCCACCGCGCCGGGTTTCTCCGCCCAGCTCAAGGAATCGTCGGTGCGCGACCACCGCTACCCGGACGGGCCGGTGTGGGCGGGGACGGGGGAGCGGTGA
- a CDS encoding N-acetylglucosamine kinase, whose protein sequence is MSFVVGVDGGGTSTRALVVGADGTRLGAGVAGGSNPNSVGSGTAAANLRLALEGALSGVDAGAVVAGVLGMAGSSKLTDPGVDALFRAAWAGAGLRCPMRVVTDCEAAFAAGTPAPDGTVLVAGTGSIAARVRGRRVVGTVGGHGWLLGDEGSAFWLGREAVRAALRALEAGELDGLARAVLERAGVDEGPGAWARLITAANAGPPVALAGYAPLVTAAAGAPGEVVAARIVDGCARVLADLAAAARTAEEVAPVVLVGSLVGAPVLGERLRAELAARVDGEVVVVREAAVGAAWLAALESGVEDGWRERALG, encoded by the coding sequence ATGAGCTTCGTGGTCGGCGTTGACGGGGGCGGCACGTCCACCAGGGCGCTGGTCGTCGGCGCCGACGGGACCCGGCTGGGGGCCGGGGTCGCGGGCGGGTCGAACCCGAACTCGGTGGGGTCCGGGACGGCCGCCGCGAACCTGCGGCTGGCGCTGGAGGGCGCGCTGTCCGGGGTGGACGCGGGCGCGGTCGTGGCCGGGGTGCTCGGGATGGCCGGGTCGAGCAAGCTGACCGACCCAGGGGTGGACGCGCTGTTCCGGGCGGCCTGGGCGGGTGCGGGGCTGCGCTGCCCGATGCGGGTGGTGACCGACTGCGAGGCCGCGTTCGCCGCGGGGACGCCCGCGCCGGACGGCACGGTCCTGGTCGCGGGCACCGGGTCGATCGCGGCGCGGGTGCGCGGGCGGCGGGTGGTCGGCACGGTCGGCGGGCACGGGTGGCTGCTCGGGGACGAGGGGTCGGCGTTCTGGCTGGGCCGTGAGGCGGTGCGGGCGGCGCTGCGGGCGCTGGAGGCGGGCGAGCTGGACGGGCTGGCGCGCGCGGTGCTGGAGCGGGCCGGGGTCGACGAGGGGCCGGGCGCGTGGGCGCGGCTGATCACGGCGGCGAACGCGGGGCCACCGGTGGCGCTGGCCGGGTACGCGCCGCTGGTGACGGCGGCGGCCGGGGCTCCCGGCGAGGTCGTGGCGGCGCGGATCGTGGACGGGTGCGCGCGGGTGCTGGCCGACCTGGCGGCGGCGGCGCGCACGGCGGAGGAGGTGGCGCCGGTGGTGCTGGTGGGCAGCCTGGTGGGCGCGCCGGTGCTCGGGGAGCGGCTGCGGGCGGAGCTGGCGGCGCGGGTGGACGGCGAGGTCGTGGTGGTGCGGGAGGCCGCGGTGGGCGCGGCGTGGCTGGCCGCGCTGGAGAGCGGGGTCGAGGACGGGTGGCGGGAGCGGGCGCTGGGGTGA
- a CDS encoding aldo/keto reductase yields MTGAVTGPSRLGFGAAPLGNLYEPVADADAEAAVRAAWEAGVRYYDTAPHYGLGLSERRLGAALAGVPRADLVLSTKVGRLLEPVDPVGDDLANGFAVPAHSRRVWDFSADGVRRSLESSVDRLGVDRVDVVYLHDPDHHWRQAIDEAYPALADLRDQGVVRAVGVGMNQWRVPERFVRETDVDVVLLAGRHTLLERGATGLLDLCAERGVEVVAAAPFNSGLLAERVVPDGATHDYAPAPPELLARARALARTCAAHGVDLPAAALQFPLRHPAVRSVLVGMRSAAQVRANAAALAAPAPDALWEELA; encoded by the coding sequence GTGACCGGAGCCGTGACCGGGCCGTCCCGCCTCGGCTTCGGCGCCGCGCCGCTGGGCAACCTGTACGAGCCGGTGGCCGACGCGGACGCCGAGGCCGCCGTGCGCGCCGCGTGGGAGGCGGGCGTGCGCTACTACGACACCGCGCCGCACTACGGCCTCGGTCTGTCCGAGCGGCGGCTGGGCGCGGCGCTGGCGGGCGTCCCCAGGGCGGACCTCGTGCTGTCCACCAAGGTCGGCAGGCTCCTGGAGCCCGTCGACCCGGTCGGCGACGACCTGGCCAACGGCTTCGCGGTGCCCGCCCACTCCCGGCGGGTGTGGGACTTCAGCGCGGACGGCGTCCGCCGCTCCCTGGAGTCCTCGGTGGACAGGCTGGGCGTGGACCGGGTGGACGTGGTGTACCTGCACGACCCGGACCACCACTGGCGGCAGGCGATCGACGAGGCCTACCCGGCGTTGGCGGACCTGCGTGACCAAGGGGTGGTCCGCGCCGTTGGAGTCGGCATGAACCAGTGGCGGGTTCCCGAGCGGTTCGTCCGCGAGACCGACGTGGACGTGGTCCTCCTGGCCGGGCGGCACACCCTTCTCGAACGCGGCGCGACGGGTCTGCTCGACCTGTGCGCGGAGCGCGGCGTCGAGGTGGTCGCCGCGGCTCCCTTCAACTCCGGCCTCCTGGCCGAGCGCGTCGTCCCGGACGGGGCGACCCACGACTACGCCCCCGCGCCGCCCGAGCTGCTGGCGCGGGCCAGGGCGCTGGCGCGGACGTGCGCCGCGCACGGCGTCGACCTGCCCGCGGCGGCGCTCCAGTTCCCCCTGCGGCACCCGGCGGTCCGCTCGGTGCTGGTGGGGATGCGCTCGGCCGCGCAGGTCCGCGCCAACGCCGCCGCGCTCGCCGCGCCCGCGCCGGACGCGCTGTGGGAGGAGCTCGCGTGA
- a CDS encoding LysR family transcriptional regulator, which yields MELRHLKHFVALAEESSFTRAAERELIVQSGLSSSIRSLERDVGSELFVRGSRPVRLTAAGRALLPGARRTLQESERAKQLVRDVRGLVAGPFTIGTLPLHNRDVSCRFVNWLASFATAHPGLDISVRQPGRDRALALVAEGGLDCAVVTGAPARLPGLRATRLSTQPVVALLASGHPLAGRDGLALADLAGERFVDTYPGHESRDLVDLAFAERGLTRRISCEVVDLPMVFNLTRAGLGVALVPARTDLPAEGVVAVPLREEGLVHTVDLVLPKDPATSPAAAAFAAHVAAG from the coding sequence GTGGAACTGCGGCACCTGAAGCACTTCGTCGCGCTGGCCGAGGAGTCCAGCTTCACGAGGGCGGCCGAGCGCGAGCTGATCGTGCAGTCCGGCCTGTCCTCGTCGATCCGGTCCCTGGAGCGCGACGTCGGCTCCGAGCTGTTCGTCAGGGGCTCCCGCCCGGTCCGCCTGACCGCGGCGGGCCGGGCGCTGCTCCCCGGCGCGCGGCGCACCCTGCAGGAGTCCGAGCGGGCCAAGCAGCTCGTCCGGGACGTGCGGGGCCTGGTCGCGGGCCCGTTCACCATCGGCACGCTCCCGCTGCACAACCGGGACGTGTCGTGCCGCTTCGTGAACTGGCTGGCGTCGTTCGCGACCGCCCACCCCGGCCTGGACATCTCGGTGCGGCAGCCGGGCCGCGACCGCGCGCTGGCGCTGGTCGCCGAGGGCGGCCTGGACTGCGCGGTCGTCACCGGCGCGCCCGCCCGCCTGCCCGGACTGCGGGCCACCCGCCTGTCCACCCAGCCGGTGGTCGCGCTGCTCGCGTCGGGCCACCCGCTGGCGGGCCGGGACGGGCTGGCGCTGGCGGACCTGGCGGGGGAGCGGTTCGTGGACACCTACCCCGGCCACGAGAGCCGGGACCTGGTGGACCTGGCGTTCGCCGAGCGCGGGCTGACCCGGCGGATCAGCTGCGAGGTGGTCGACCTGCCGATGGTGTTCAACCTGACCAGGGCGGGACTGGGCGTGGCGCTGGTGCCCGCGCGGACCGACCTGCCCGCCGAGGGCGTCGTGGCGGTGCCGCTGCGCGAGGAGGGCCTGGTGCACACCGTGGACCTGGTGCTGCCGAAGGACCCGGCGACGTCACCGGCGGCGGCGGCGTTCGCGGCGCACGTGGCGGCCGGGTAG
- a CDS encoding SDR family NAD(P)-dependent oxidoreductase translates to MNDFDGLVAAVTGGASGIGLATARLLAGRGAVVYALDLDPEVPEPLRGLRTDVADDASVRAALAELTAETGRLDVLVANAGIGAQGDVAAADDAEWLRVLDVNVVGVARVVRAALPHLRRSPSAAVVTTGSIAAHAGLPQRAVYSASKGAVHALTLAMAADHLREGVRFNAVAPGTADTPWVGRLLASAPDPVAERAALEARQPHGRLVAAEEVAAAIAHLASPLSGSTTGTVLAVDGGMHGLRLRPEP, encoded by the coding sequence GTGAACGACTTCGACGGGCTGGTGGCCGCGGTCACCGGCGGGGCGTCCGGCATCGGGCTGGCCACCGCGCGGCTGCTGGCCGGGCGCGGCGCGGTGGTCTACGCGCTCGACCTGGACCCCGAGGTGCCCGAGCCGCTGCGCGGGCTGCGCACCGACGTGGCCGACGACGCCTCGGTGCGCGCGGCGCTCGCGGAGCTGACCGCCGAGACCGGGCGGCTGGACGTGCTGGTGGCCAACGCGGGGATCGGCGCGCAGGGCGACGTGGCGGCGGCCGACGACGCCGAGTGGCTGCGGGTGCTGGACGTCAACGTCGTCGGCGTCGCCAGGGTGGTCCGCGCGGCCCTGCCGCACCTGCGCCGCTCGCCGTCCGCCGCCGTCGTCACCACCGGCTCGATCGCCGCGCACGCCGGCCTGCCGCAGCGCGCGGTGTACTCGGCCAGCAAGGGCGCGGTGCACGCGCTGACCCTGGCCATGGCCGCCGACCACCTCCGCGAGGGCGTCCGGTTCAACGCGGTCGCCCCCGGCACCGCCGACACCCCGTGGGTGGGCAGGCTCCTGGCGTCGGCCCCCGACCCGGTCGCCGAGCGGGCCGCGCTGGAGGCCAGGCAGCCGCACGGCAGGCTCGTGGCGGCCGAGGAGGTGGCCGCCGCGATCGCCCACCTGGCCAGCCCGCTGTCCGGCTCCACCACCGGGACCGTGCTGGCCGTCGACGGCGGGATGCACGGCCTGCGGCTGCGGCCGGAGCCGTGA
- a CDS encoding S8 family peptidase: MRLHRRAATAAALAAALAAPLAPLGHAAPDHPRPHRVTAFVELVGVPAVDAAATARSDPREAARAARARTGNNADAVLDAVRSVDRGAARVGVTVNAVPGVVLTAEPAVLRWVAGMPQVRSVRQAVPKRVDNAGAVRLTGAAAVWRAVGPSLPGHGGAVAGDGLREGLRGEGLRIGVVDTGVDYTHADFGGSGGYDDVDRAGPWEPNAKVVGGYDFAGDDYDANDPERGTPAPDPNPVDCQGHGTHVAGTAAGYGVSADGSTFTGAHSGLSDDDLAAMRIGPGAAPAAQVYALKVFGCEGSTNVVSQALDWALDPDGDGDPSDHLDVVNLSLGSDFGAVDDPDSAFVRKLVRHGVVVVASAGNAGDLYDAGGSPGSTPEAVTVANTRDASVLLDGVGLPGGSAEAGGSDEPGGSDEAGGSDGAGGGEEVLPGQYGKEFTGYADLDVELPVAPVADAGNADGCAPIDQDLSGRLVWLEWDDSDSTRECGSAVRADHARDAGAAGAVLSSGRTAFGAGIAGNADVPMFQLTGPATDRVRPLLADGSLRLRLAGSLRDAAPTVVETLADTVTPSSARGSRLAGGAKPDLAAPGDTIVSALVGSGSGGVSKGGTSMAAPHVAGLAALVRQAHPDWTVEEVKAALVNTASARVVSGDDRTTGLTEATTRVGAGRVDARAAVRTGLLAVVPEDPGAVGVSFGTVEAGAPVELTRTVELVNKTGEDLAAVAAYRAATEVPGAEVEVLPRTARVPAGGTARVSVRLRVDPAALRKVGDPTLEVEQRGHARQFLAEVSGRVVFRAGAQDAVLPVYAAPRPVSALTARPAPGGVELVGRGLDQGEGAGAYRSLVSAFELHGRSPELPPCGSELLTGCLAAGSARGGDLRYAGASAADGVLSFGIATWGTWTGLGAGGTTPVVGVDVDRDGAEDYRVQVARPSDGSGKVVADLWWARTTRVSDDEVVDERPVNGWHGEVDSAVMDSDVLALPVSLEALGVALGDGPVRYRVRTRGWALPAGTEDGVVDRFDGWFDVDPAGSRVALPVGSVARDGLLVPVRGAGEVLVLHHHNGGGSRAEVVVYSGE, from the coding sequence ATGAGACTGCACCGCCGGGCCGCGACGGCGGCGGCGCTGGCCGCCGCGCTCGCCGCGCCGCTCGCCCCGCTCGGGCACGCCGCGCCCGACCACCCCCGGCCGCACCGGGTCACCGCGTTCGTCGAGCTGGTCGGGGTGCCCGCCGTGGACGCCGCCGCGACCGCGCGCAGCGACCCGCGCGAGGCGGCGCGGGCGGCTCGGGCGCGCACCGGGAACAACGCCGACGCCGTCCTGGACGCGGTGCGCTCGGTCGACCGGGGCGCCGCGCGGGTCGGGGTGACGGTGAACGCGGTGCCGGGGGTGGTGCTCACCGCCGAGCCCGCCGTGCTGCGCTGGGTGGCGGGGATGCCGCAGGTCCGGTCGGTGCGGCAGGCGGTGCCCAAGCGGGTGGACAACGCGGGCGCGGTGCGGCTGACCGGCGCGGCGGCCGTCTGGCGGGCGGTGGGACCGTCCCTCCCCGGCCACGGCGGCGCGGTGGCCGGGGACGGTCTGCGCGAGGGCCTGCGCGGCGAGGGGCTGCGGATCGGGGTGGTCGACACCGGCGTCGACTACACGCACGCCGACTTCGGCGGCTCGGGCGGGTACGACGACGTGGACCGGGCCGGACCGTGGGAGCCGAACGCGAAGGTCGTCGGCGGGTACGACTTCGCGGGCGACGACTACGACGCCAACGACCCCGAGCGCGGGACGCCCGCCCCCGACCCGAACCCCGTCGACTGCCAGGGCCACGGCACGCACGTCGCGGGCACGGCCGCCGGGTACGGGGTGAGCGCGGACGGGTCCACCTTCACCGGCGCGCACTCCGGGCTGTCCGACGACGACCTCGCGGCCATGCGGATCGGCCCCGGCGCCGCGCCCGCCGCGCAGGTGTACGCGCTGAAGGTGTTCGGCTGCGAGGGGTCGACGAACGTGGTGTCGCAGGCGCTCGACTGGGCGCTCGACCCGGACGGCGACGGCGACCCCTCCGACCACCTGGACGTGGTGAACCTGTCGCTGGGCAGCGACTTCGGCGCGGTGGACGACCCGGACTCGGCGTTCGTGCGCAAGCTCGTGCGGCACGGGGTGGTCGTGGTGGCGTCGGCGGGCAACGCGGGCGACCTGTACGACGCGGGCGGGTCGCCGGGGAGCACGCCGGAGGCGGTGACCGTGGCGAACACGCGGGACGCGTCGGTGCTGCTGGACGGGGTCGGGCTGCCGGGCGGTTCGGCCGAGGCGGGCGGTTCGGACGAGCCGGGCGGTTCGGACGAGGCGGGCGGTTCGGACGGGGCGGGCGGCGGCGAGGAGGTGCTGCCCGGCCAGTACGGCAAGGAGTTCACCGGGTACGCCGACCTGGACGTCGAGCTGCCCGTCGCGCCGGTCGCGGACGCGGGCAACGCGGACGGGTGCGCCCCGATCGACCAGGACCTGTCCGGGCGGCTGGTGTGGCTGGAGTGGGACGACTCGGACTCCACCCGCGAGTGCGGGTCGGCGGTGCGGGCGGACCACGCGCGGGACGCCGGGGCGGCGGGCGCGGTGCTCTCCTCCGGGCGGACCGCGTTCGGCGCCGGGATCGCGGGCAACGCGGACGTCCCGATGTTCCAGCTCACCGGGCCGGCCACCGACCGGGTGCGCCCGCTGCTCGCGGACGGCTCGCTGCGGCTGCGCCTGGCCGGGTCGCTGCGCGACGCCGCGCCGACCGTGGTCGAGACCCTGGCCGACACCGTCACGCCGTCGTCGGCGCGCGGGTCGCGGCTGGCGGGCGGGGCGAAGCCGGACCTGGCAGCCCCCGGCGACACGATCGTGTCCGCGCTGGTGGGCAGCGGGAGCGGCGGGGTCAGCAAGGGCGGGACGTCGATGGCCGCGCCGCACGTGGCCGGGCTGGCCGCGCTGGTGCGGCAGGCGCACCCGGACTGGACCGTGGAGGAGGTCAAGGCGGCGCTGGTGAACACCGCGTCCGCGCGGGTGGTGTCCGGGGACGACCGGACGACCGGGCTGACCGAGGCGACCACGCGGGTGGGCGCGGGCCGGGTGGACGCGCGGGCGGCGGTGCGGACCGGGCTGCTCGCGGTCGTGCCGGAGGACCCCGGCGCGGTCGGGGTGTCGTTCGGGACCGTGGAGGCGGGCGCGCCGGTGGAGCTGACCCGGACCGTGGAGCTGGTCAACAAGACCGGGGAGGACCTGGCGGCGGTGGCCGCCTACCGGGCCGCCACCGAGGTGCCCGGCGCGGAGGTCGAGGTGCTGCCCAGGACCGCGCGGGTGCCCGCGGGCGGCACGGCCCGGGTGTCGGTGCGGCTGCGGGTCGACCCGGCCGCGCTGCGCAAGGTCGGCGACCCGACGCTGGAGGTCGAGCAGCGGGGGCACGCGCGGCAGTTCCTGGCCGAGGTGTCCGGGCGGGTGGTGTTCCGGGCGGGCGCGCAGGACGCGGTGCTGCCGGTGTACGCCGCGCCCCGGCCGGTGTCGGCGCTGACCGCGCGCCCGGCGCCCGGCGGGGTGGAGCTGGTCGGGCGCGGGCTGGACCAGGGCGAGGGGGCCGGGGCCTACCGGTCGCTGGTGAGCGCGTTCGAGCTGCACGGGCGCAGCCCGGAGCTGCCGCCGTGCGGGTCGGAGCTGCTGACCGGGTGCCTGGCGGCGGGGTCGGCGCGGGGCGGCGACCTGCGGTACGCGGGCGCGTCGGCGGCGGACGGGGTGCTGTCGTTCGGGATCGCGACGTGGGGGACGTGGACCGGGCTGGGCGCGGGCGGGACGACGCCGGTGGTGGGCGTGGACGTGGACCGGGACGGGGCCGAGGACTACCGGGTGCAGGTGGCGCGGCCGTCCGACGGGAGCGGGAAGGTCGTCGCGGACCTGTGGTGGGCGCGCACCACGCGGGTGTCCGACGACGAGGTGGTGGACGAGCGGCCGGTCAACGGGTGGCACGGGGAGGTGGACAGCGCGGTGATGGACAGCGACGTGCTGGCGCTGCCGGTGTCCCTGGAGGCGCTCGGCGTCGCGCTCGGGGACGGGCCGGTGCGGTACCGGGTGCGCACGCGCGGGTGGGCGCTGCCCGCCGGGACCGAGGACGGGGTGGTGGACCGCTTCGACGGCTGGTTCGACGTCGACCCGGCCGGGTCGCGGGTGGCGCTGCCGGTCGGGTCGGTCGCGCGGGACGGGCTGCTCGTGCCGGTGCGCGGGGCGGGCGAGGTCCTGGTGCTGCACCACCACAACGGCGGCGGTTCCCGCGCGGAAGTGGTGGTTTACTCCGGGGAATGA
- a CDS encoding LLM class flavin-dependent oxidoreductase translates to MELGIYSFGDLAPRSGGEPADVARRLADLVDQVRTADGAGLDVVAIGEHHRREFTVSAPEIVLAALAGVTSSIRLASGVTVLSTQDPVRVFQQFATLDQLSGGRAEVIVGRGAFTESFPLFGHDLRDYDELFDTKVKALLELTRSRELPVVNGVDVVPRPLQPELPVWIGVGGTPQSAIRAGVLGTPMFLAFFTGPETSRGTAELYRRAGEQAGHDPASLRLASGGHMFVGRTSQGAKDDFYPYYSDYFSLHPRMRDGMPRGVYDEWLRAGLLVGSPQEVVDKILRHREVLGVDRYVGQFDVGGMPVAMTNRSLELFLTEVVPAVRAETA, encoded by the coding sequence ATGGAACTCGGCATCTACTCGTTCGGCGACCTCGCCCCCCGCTCGGGCGGGGAGCCCGCCGACGTCGCGCGACGGCTCGCCGACCTGGTCGACCAGGTCAGGACCGCCGACGGGGCCGGGCTGGACGTCGTCGCGATCGGCGAGCACCACCGGCGCGAGTTCACCGTCTCCGCGCCGGAGATCGTGCTCGCCGCGCTGGCCGGGGTCACCTCGTCGATCCGGCTCGCCTCCGGCGTGACCGTGCTGTCCACCCAGGACCCGGTCCGGGTGTTCCAGCAGTTCGCGACGCTGGACCAGCTGTCCGGCGGGCGGGCGGAGGTCATCGTGGGGCGCGGGGCGTTCACCGAGTCGTTCCCGCTGTTCGGGCACGACCTGCGCGACTACGACGAGCTGTTCGACACCAAGGTGAAGGCGCTGCTGGAGCTGACCCGCTCGCGGGAGCTGCCGGTGGTCAACGGCGTCGACGTCGTGCCGAGGCCGCTGCAGCCCGAGCTGCCGGTGTGGATCGGGGTGGGCGGCACGCCGCAGTCGGCGATCCGGGCCGGGGTGCTGGGCACGCCGATGTTCCTGGCGTTCTTCACCGGCCCGGAGACCTCGCGCGGCACGGCCGAGCTGTACCGGCGGGCGGGCGAGCAGGCCGGGCACGACCCGGCGTCGCTCCGGCTCGCCAGCGGCGGGCACATGTTCGTCGGCCGGACCTCGCAGGGCGCGAAGGACGACTTCTACCCGTACTACTCGGACTACTTCTCGCTGCACCCGCGCATGAGGGACGGGATGCCCAGGGGCGTCTACGACGAGTGGCTGCGCGCCGGGCTGCTGGTGGGCAGCCCGCAGGAGGTGGTGGACAAGATCCTGCGGCACCGGGAGGTGCTCGGGGTGGACCGGTACGTCGGCCAGTTCGACGTGGGCGGGATGCCGGTGGCGATGACCAACCGCAGCCTGGAGCTGTTCCTCACCGAGGTGGTCCCGGCGGTGCGCGCGGAAACCGCCTAG